In one Alkalinema sp. FACHB-956 genomic region, the following are encoded:
- a CDS encoding nucleotidyltransferase family protein, with the protein MQPTLPIQISQTKVAEFCQHHHIRKLSLFGSVLRTDFTPQSDIDVLVEFEPGKTPGFAIITLQQELSYLMESRTVDLRTPHELSRYIRDRVLAEALVLYVQP; encoded by the coding sequence ATGCAGCCTACTCTACCCATTCAAATTTCTCAAACTAAAGTTGCCGAGTTTTGCCAGCACCATCACATCCGCAAGCTCTCTTTGTTTGGCTCCGTCTTGCGCACTGACTTCACCCCCCAGAGTGATATTGATGTATTAGTCGAATTTGAGCCAGGAAAAACGCCTGGATTTGCTATTATCACTCTCCAGCAAGAACTTTCTTATCTCATGGAGAGTCGAACTGTTGATCTACGAACCCCCCATGAACTAAGCCGCTACATCCGCGATCGTGTCCTCGCTGAAGCTCTGGTGCTCTATGTCCAACCTTGA
- a CDS encoding homoserine dehydrogenase, with translation MAFKVGLLGLGTVGTGTVEILSTPSQRHPLLQELEIHKVGVRSLDKPRTVEIPADKLTTDLESIVTDPEVDIVVEVMGGLEPARSLMLKAIEQGKHVVTANKAAISRFGEEIFTAAAKHGVYVLLEAAVGGGIPVIEPLKQSLCANRINSVTGIINGTTNYILTRMVQEGADFGEVLADAQRLGYAEADPTADVDGWDAADKIAILASLAFGGRIDREAISCEGIREVSAAEIAYADKLGFVIKLLAIAKRPESAEALQVRVHPTLVPKAHPLASVNDVYNAILVEGDPVGQVMFFGRGAGAGPTASAVVSDILNIAALLKVGRDCAKQADGTPLLDPLLACSHHDYCAIAPMDDLVTRFYARFLTQDYPGVIGKLGTCFGDHQVSLESVVQAGIRDGLAEIVVVTHDVQEGNFRKALAEIEQMPAVAKVASVLRVL, from the coding sequence GTGGCTTTCAAAGTTGGTTTGTTGGGACTCGGCACCGTTGGCACTGGCACTGTGGAGATTTTAAGCACCCCAAGCCAACGCCATCCCCTCTTGCAGGAATTGGAAATTCATAAAGTCGGGGTGCGATCGCTGGATAAGCCGCGCACCGTCGAGATTCCCGCTGACAAACTTACGACCGATTTAGAGTCGATCGTGACCGATCCTGAGGTGGATATCGTCGTTGAAGTGATGGGGGGATTGGAACCGGCCCGATCGTTGATGCTGAAGGCGATCGAGCAGGGGAAACATGTTGTCACGGCCAATAAGGCAGCGATTTCTCGCTTTGGGGAAGAAATTTTTACCGCAGCGGCGAAGCATGGGGTCTATGTCTTGCTGGAAGCGGCGGTGGGCGGTGGCATTCCGGTAATTGAGCCGTTGAAGCAGTCCCTCTGTGCTAACCGGATTAACAGTGTCACTGGGATTATCAACGGGACGACGAATTACATCCTGACCCGCATGGTGCAGGAGGGGGCGGACTTTGGTGAGGTGCTGGCCGATGCGCAACGGTTGGGCTATGCGGAGGCGGATCCCACGGCAGATGTGGATGGTTGGGATGCGGCGGATAAGATTGCGATTTTGGCCTCGTTGGCCTTTGGCGGTCGCATCGATCGCGAGGCGATTTCCTGTGAAGGGATTCGTGAGGTGAGTGCGGCGGAAATTGCCTATGCGGATAAGTTGGGCTTTGTGATTAAGCTGTTGGCGATCGCGAAACGGCCTGAGTCGGCGGAGGCGTTGCAAGTGCGGGTTCATCCGACCCTGGTGCCCAAGGCCCATCCTTTGGCGAGTGTGAATGATGTCTATAACGCCATTTTGGTGGAAGGCGATCCGGTGGGTCAGGTGATGTTCTTTGGGCGAGGGGCGGGGGCTGGCCCGACGGCGAGTGCGGTGGTGTCGGATATTCTCAATATTGCGGCGCTGCTGAAGGTGGGTCGCGATTGTGCCAAGCAGGCCGATGGGACGCCGTTGCTTGATCCGTTGTTGGCTTGTTCGCACCATGACTATTGCGCGATCGCGCCGATGGATGATTTGGTGACGCGGTTCTATGCGCGGTTCTTGACCCAGGATTATCCGGGGGTGATTGGCAAGTTGGGGACTTGCTTTGGGGATCATCAGGTGAGTCTGGAGTCGGTGGTGCAGGCGGGGATTCGCGATGGGTTGGCGGAAATTGTGGTGGTGACCCACGATGTGCAGGAGGGCAACTTCCGTAAGGCGTTGGCGGAAATTGAGCAAATGCCAGCGGTGGCGAAGGTGGCAAGTGTGTTGCGGGTGTTATAG
- a CDS encoding DUF86 domain-containing protein has translation MSNLDDATRLRHMRDAAVEAIGFIRDRSRSDLEGDRMLTLALVKDIEIIGEAAGRISADLRTRYPHIPWVQMIGMRNRLTHAYFEVDLDIVWEVVTRDLPPLIVELEKIISLET, from the coding sequence ATGTCCAACCTTGACGACGCCACTCGACTACGCCACATGCGCGATGCCGCAGTAGAAGCGATCGGGTTCATCCGAGATCGTAGCCGATCTGATTTGGAGGGCGATCGTATGCTGACATTAGCCCTAGTCAAAGATATCGAAATCATTGGAGAAGCCGCAGGCAGAATTTCAGCCGATCTTAGAACCAGGTACCCACATATTCCCTGGGTACAAATGATCGGAATGCGCAACCGCTTAACCCATGCCTATTTTGAGGTCGACTTAGACATTGTCTGGGAAGTTGTGACTCGTGATCTACCACCTTTAATAGTTGAATTAGAAAAAATCATTTCACTTGAAACCTAA
- a CDS encoding Crp/Fnr family transcriptional regulator has product MEDWSSRESNGDMLIRSAPFFQGLPEEAVERAVCHMVTRSHPPNQVILLENDWGTSVYFILSGWVKIRTYNLDGKEVTLNILGKGELFGEMAPLDEVPRSTDVITLAPTLIGNMPAQDFVNLLNSEPQAGIRLAQLMARRLRQVNRRLRLRESDSTSRVADVLLFLAEGQGVKVAGGIEVPNLPHRELSSLSGLARETVTRVLSKLEKKELILRDRDVMRIPDTHALERLML; this is encoded by the coding sequence ATGGAAGATTGGTCATCACGGGAATCTAATGGCGACATGCTGATTCGATCGGCTCCCTTTTTTCAGGGGTTGCCTGAGGAGGCTGTGGAGCGCGCTGTTTGCCACATGGTGACGCGCAGTCATCCCCCGAATCAAGTCATTCTGCTGGAAAATGATTGGGGAACTTCTGTCTATTTCATCCTGAGTGGATGGGTGAAAATTCGTACCTATAACCTCGATGGGAAAGAAGTCACCTTAAATATTTTGGGCAAAGGTGAACTGTTTGGCGAAATGGCTCCGCTGGATGAAGTGCCCCGATCGACGGATGTGATCACCTTAGCTCCCACGTTGATTGGCAACATGCCTGCCCAGGATTTTGTCAATTTATTAAATAGCGAGCCCCAAGCGGGAATTCGTCTAGCTCAGCTAATGGCACGGCGGCTGCGGCAGGTTAATCGGCGGTTGCGGTTGCGCGAATCTGATAGCACCTCTCGGGTGGCGGATGTCCTGCTCTTTTTAGCGGAGGGGCAAGGGGTCAAAGTTGCAGGCGGGATTGAGGTTCCCAACTTGCCCCACCGCGAACTCAGTAGCCTCAGTGGCTTGGCGCGGGAAACGGTGACGCGGGTACTGAGCAAATTGGAAAAGAAAGAGCTCATCCTACGAGATCGGGATGTCATGCGGATCCCTGACACCCATGCCCTTGAACGGCTAATGCTGTAG
- the pgsA gene encoding CDP-diacylglycerol--glycerol-3-phosphate 3-phosphatidyltransferase, giving the protein MNLPTWITISRLLGVPILLYGLQTPSDSLRWWMVGIFVLVSGTDWLDGYLARRLNQVTDLGKFLDPLVDKLLVLAPLMSLVELGQIPAWGVFLILARELTIAGWRVNPSLQTGSVPAANLWGKVKTVVQMIAIALLIAPLPSAYEPLGLVTFWGSVVLTWVSGLIYLLPKKVEA; this is encoded by the coding sequence ATAAACTTACCCACTTGGATCACCATTTCGCGATTGTTGGGCGTCCCTATTTTGCTCTATGGGTTGCAAACTCCGTCCGATTCTTTGCGCTGGTGGATGGTTGGGATTTTTGTGCTGGTGTCGGGGACGGACTGGTTAGATGGGTATTTAGCGCGACGGTTGAATCAGGTTACGGATTTAGGGAAATTTTTGGATCCCCTAGTAGATAAGTTGCTGGTGCTTGCACCGTTGATGTCACTGGTGGAATTGGGTCAGATTCCAGCTTGGGGGGTGTTTCTGATTTTGGCGCGGGAGTTGACGATCGCGGGTTGGCGGGTCAATCCTTCTCTGCAAACGGGGTCGGTGCCAGCGGCGAATCTGTGGGGTAAGGTAAAAACCGTAGTGCAGATGATTGCAATCGCGCTGTTGATTGCCCCCTTACCATCGGCCTATGAACCTCTGGGCCTTGTGACTTTTTGGGGCTCTGTGGTGCTGACGTGGGTTTCGGGATTGATTTACCTCCTGCCCAAAAAGGTTGAGGCTTAG
- a CDS encoding ChaN family lipoprotein → MRKPPRMFPIARSITRPIARPIAQLCGCWLGIVIGCTLPSAGHLSPALAVEPQSDQPVQSARVIVPSGGVSPSSSLERPVAEVLQQLAQAQVVYLGEVHDSEADHRAQRFILEQLHHQRPRLTIAMEMFQRPFQSILDRYLQDKISEQTLLDRTEYQKRWGFPWRFYQPIVQFAKQHQLPVVALNAPSEVVRQVGRKGLDSLKLTDRRFIPPLSAIRLEPDSYRQRLQQLYNDMHQGKGNSQQFDRFFQAQVLWDETMAERISQLVQAHPDRLVVVLVGQGHVTYGEGIPQRVARRLRDRFPKLAQFTLLLNPSPDLQAPPTAGPPIADFFWMQPLPPSATPPPASP, encoded by the coding sequence ATGAGAAAGCCCCCCAGAATGTTTCCGATCGCCCGCTCGATCACGCGTCCAATCGCCCGCCCGATCGCCCAACTGTGCGGCTGCTGGCTCGGTATTGTGATTGGCTGTACGTTGCCCAGTGCAGGCCACTTGTCCCCAGCCCTGGCTGTGGAACCCCAGTCCGATCAGCCCGTGCAATCGGCTCGGGTGATCGTGCCTTCCGGCGGAGTTTCCCCCAGTTCATCCCTGGAACGCCCCGTGGCCGAGGTTTTGCAGCAACTCGCCCAGGCCCAAGTGGTTTACCTTGGCGAAGTCCATGATAGCGAAGCCGATCACCGGGCCCAGCGCTTTATTCTGGAACAACTCCACCACCAGCGTCCCCGCCTGACGATCGCGATGGAAATGTTCCAACGGCCTTTCCAGTCAATCCTCGATCGTTACCTCCAGGACAAAATCAGCGAGCAGACCTTATTAGACCGCACTGAATATCAAAAACGGTGGGGCTTTCCCTGGCGGTTCTATCAGCCGATCGTGCAATTTGCCAAACAGCATCAATTACCCGTGGTTGCCCTCAATGCCCCCAGCGAAGTGGTGCGCCAAGTGGGCCGCAAAGGGCTGGATAGTCTCAAGCTGACCGATCGTCGCTTTATTCCCCCTTTATCGGCCATTCGCCTAGAACCAGATTCCTATCGCCAGCGGTTGCAGCAGCTTTACAACGACATGCACCAAGGCAAAGGCAATAGCCAACAGTTCGATCGCTTTTTCCAAGCCCAAGTGCTGTGGGATGAAACCATGGCAGAACGCATCAGTCAGCTTGTGCAAGCCCATCCCGATCGGTTAGTCGTCGTCCTCGTGGGGCAAGGCCATGTGACCTACGGTGAAGGCATTCCCCAGCGGGTCGCCCGTCGGCTGCGCGATCGCTTTCCCAAGCTGGCCCAGTTCACCCTACTGCTCAATCCCAGCCCTGATCTGCAAGCCCCACCGACCGCAGGCCCACCGATCGCCGACTTTTTCTGGATGCAGCCTTTGCCTCCATCCGCCACCCCGCCACCTGCTTCACCTTAA
- a CDS encoding sugar transferase, whose product MSAPFPLAPSTRSAVIDRPHPSIHSKAKRLIDIAGAVIGLLITAILFLPIAIAIQIDNPGPILYSQWRCGLNGRVFRIWKFRSMVTNADVLKQKLQDRNEASGHVFKMENDPRVTRVGKFLRKTSLDEFPQFLNVLLGDMSLVGTRPPSTDEVSKYEAHHWKRLLVKPGITGEWQANGRSSIKDFEDIVHLDLEYQRKWSVQYDLRLILKTVLIVFTKSGAC is encoded by the coding sequence ATGAGTGCTCCTTTTCCTCTAGCTCCATCTACACGATCGGCTGTGATTGATCGGCCCCACCCATCAATTCACAGCAAAGCAAAACGACTAATTGATATTGCGGGTGCAGTCATTGGTCTGCTGATTACAGCGATTCTCTTCCTTCCCATCGCGATCGCGATTCAGATTGATAATCCCGGCCCGATTCTTTACAGCCAGTGGCGCTGTGGATTGAATGGCCGAGTTTTCCGGATTTGGAAGTTTCGCTCCATGGTCACTAACGCTGATGTCCTAAAGCAAAAGTTGCAAGATCGCAATGAGGCATCAGGTCATGTTTTCAAAATGGAAAATGATCCGCGAGTGACCCGCGTTGGCAAGTTTCTTCGCAAAACCAGCTTGGATGAGTTTCCTCAGTTTCTGAATGTTCTGCTAGGTGACATGAGCTTGGTTGGAACTCGGCCTCCCAGCACCGATGAAGTTTCTAAGTATGAAGCTCACCACTGGAAGCGCCTACTTGTGAAGCCAGGAATTACCGGTGAATGGCAAGCGAACGGACGGTCATCGATCAAAGATTTTGAAGATATTGTCCACCTCGATCTCGAATACCAGCGTAAGTGGTCGGTTCAATATGATTTACGCCTAATCCTGAAAACAGTTCTTATTGTATTTACCAAAAGTGGTGCTTGCTAA
- a CDS encoding Uma2 family endonuclease — protein MTVGKHSRLRLQLCHCINTAAEGGQVAYAFPKLCCHFGDRSLVPDVAVFRWERIPFDGDGEVPDDFRLVPDWVVEILSPDRSSNRVIGKILYCLEQGCQLGWLIDPIDS, from the coding sequence ATGACAGTAGGAAAGCATAGTCGGTTGCGGCTTCAGCTTTGTCATTGCATTAATACTGCTGCTGAAGGTGGGCAGGTTGCCTATGCTTTCCCAAAGTTGTGCTGTCATTTTGGCGATCGATCGCTGGTGCCGGATGTGGCGGTGTTCCGGTGGGAGAGAATTCCGTTTGATGGGGATGGGGAAGTCCCGGATGATTTCCGGTTGGTGCCGGATTGGGTGGTGGAAATTTTGTCTCCTGACCGGAGTTCTAATCGGGTGATTGGCAAGATTCTTTATTGTCTGGAGCAGGGATGTCAGTTGGGTTGGTTGATTGATCCGATCGATTCTTGA